The DNA sequence CATGCCTCCCGCATATGTTGCCTGGTAATTCAGACCCTTCCAGAAACAGCAAACCTTTTTCATTTACAATCTCATTGGACACGTTCGGTATTCCAGTGGTATGATCACTTAGCTTCAATCTTTGTACCACAAATAGGTATTGAAGATGTTATATGGCATATAGAGGCTTTAACGAATTACACCCAAAGGCCCTAAATGGTAGCTGCATGAGTACCTCTTTGCTAAGCAATGAGGTCATGCTTATGAGGAAAGCTGTGCTGCAGAACTATATGGCTTTAGGTATACTCACGGCAGCACAAGGGAACCTGTGCCATCATAAAAACAATGTTGTGTGTATATTCCAGATGAATCGAAGAACATAACCTGACTTATGACTGATACAAAAACCCAGATAACCAACTGCCAGATCCAAAACCCTCACTAATCCATTGCTTGAGTGGTTGGTTTGGATCCTGGGGAATTTAGTGGCAGAAGCTATTGCTTATAATAGGAGGAATAATAATTTATGTTCTGTCCTATTTCTGCTTACAATGTTGTTATAGTATGTGTTTGCAAATAAGTCAATGTGCAACCAAAAGGGCTAAGGTAATGATTGCCCAGAGAATTGCTTTAATTGAGGAGGCAGTAATATAGCCTGACCTAGCTTCCAGGTTTGCTTTCCTTTTGTTGCTATAAATCTGGCCTAGtccctatatatattttttcttctcttttctttgttcctttctagGAAAGCAAAATTCCTCactaggaatttccttgtgggcaaaatatGGGGGAGGCATGTAGCTTTCCATCTTGTAGCCATCTTATTTAGGAACCAAAAGCGGGAGGCAGGTTTGCGTGACGTGACCCacttcccagcttgacttttccctttggcttaatgAGTACGGGGTCCcaagatttaatttcctttcacatttccccctttttttctttaaaatcttttggagaaagcattttaaaaggagTATGTGTTCCTGGCCTCAGGTTGCTTTTTCCTCGTTTTTTGAGCTGGTTTCTTGTCACTAGGATGGTTTATTCCAGGAAATTCAGGTCCCACGTTGCAAGGAAGGCTCATTCCTAGAAGTCGTGTCccacaaagatttaaaaaaaaacggggggaggaaagaaggaaaaagggaggcaAGGAGATGATTTTGAGAGCTCCAAACTTAAAGGAGAAAGGCCTCCTATCCCTTTTCTCTTAATGTTAAATGTTATTTTGTGGAATATTCACTCTGTAATATTTATATGAGGAATTAAGTATACTATTATGCATGATTTGCAATATGTATTGACCTGAGGAGTGCCTTGAGCCTGCGTGTCCAAGGCTCTGAGTGCTCAGTGAGTGGGAAGTACTAAGGAGAATTGCTTTCTTGGAAACTCAACGTAGTTCGTGGCTTTTTTGATTGAAATAGCATCAATAAAAGTCTGACATTGTGGAAAAACACAAATGTATGTGGACTCTGTTATTTCTGACCTTGCACTCCTCACAAGACACGTGAAATTAGAGTCACAGATGTAGAAACCAGGCAGAAGACTGTCTGAAGAGATGATacttgagaattttccaaatataataaaagacaacaaatcacagatccaagaagctcagatAAACCCAAGGACTTTCTTATAAAGGCAAAGATATACTTACCATATGAGCAAATAATCTCACTCTAAGGTATTTACACAAGCAAAATGAAAACCGATGTCCATACAATGATCTGTATGTCAACGTTTataatggttttatttatattcacTAAAATCCGggaacccaaatgtccagcaaCTGACAAGTGAATTatatgatatatccatacaatggaattctaCTCAGTcatacaaaagaagaaattactGATACATGTAACAATATGGATGAAATCTCAACTACAaaatactaagtgaaaaaaatcagatcCAAAAGGCTatgtaggattccatttatatgacattctggaaaaggcaaaactagcgACAGAACACAAATTAGTGATTGCCATGGTTTGAGTATGGGGATAAGTGGATTAACTACAGAAATAAGGGAACTTGGGATGATAGACAATTCCATATTTGACTGTAGTGAATGTatgtaaaaaattcaaaactaaaaAGGATAAAACTTTATGTGAAGTTATACtttaaatcaactttttttcCTGAGGTGATTTGAATAAATATGTTAGGTAGTTTGATGACCCGTTAAGTATGAAAGTGGTACCAGAATGGCTTGAAACTCATAAAATATTGGTGGAGTGGTTACGAGTTATTCCAAAAATCAAATAATGCATATGTTTATTCATAAGACCCTTGTCATTTCAGAAGCTGGAAATGAAACAGTACTAATGTCTTTGAATTTGTGGCTTCACCACTTTTTAGGTCCACAAGTAGGTGCTAAATCAGGAGAGATTAGGTTAATCTCtctaaacctgttttcttttctataaaagaGGGATCATCATACTTGCCTACAGGGTAGAGTTACCAGATAAAATAGAAGAAGACTGGTTAAGTGATGTGAATTTCAGATCAACCACGAATCCTACTTTAGTACAAGTAGGtaccaaatatatttataattaaaaagcgATTCGCGGTTAATCTGAAATTCAACTTTAGACGTTCtgtaatgagagagagagagagagagagagagagagagagagagagagagagagagagagagagagagagagagagagagagagagagagagagaatctggcAGCCCTACAGAGAGGTTACGAGAATAAATGAGACACTGGAACCGCAAGACGTTCGCCCAGCATTTGGCATAATAAGCGCCTCAGTTGTAGCGAACGCTGTTTTAATCCCAGCCTCTTATGTATTACGTCTTACTTTATTCTTTCgcccaatttttaaataaatcaactgCACGTGTAGCCCTTCTTTCCAAGCCGGCAAAAACTCGAAGGAAACATCCAGGTACAATACACCAGCACCCCGATTGTTAAGCTTAGAAATTCCAAGAGCGGGCGACGTCATGACGCAAAGGCTCCGCCCCGGAAGAGGCACTGGATGCGTAATTAAGACGCCGACTAGCCCGGCGCTAGCCTCGGGGCTTGACGGGATTGTGGCGGTCCTCTCTCCCAACTCGGAAGCTACAGCTGCCTCCGGACTCTCTCAAGATGGCGACCTCTCTGGGTTCCAACACCTACAACAGGCAGAACTGGGAGGATGCGGTGAGTGTGCCTGCCGGAGGAGGATGGAAGGAGGAGGCGAAGCCGCGCACCTTGCAAGCTCGCAGGACAGGGTCTGCGGCGCGGCCGAAGGAATTCCGGGGAGGAGCCAACGCGGTAGCCTAGCTTTGGCCGGAGCAGGAGGCCGGAGGGCGATCCTCTTGCGGGCTTGAAGGGCGGGGGCTTAGCCGGGGTCCTGGGACCAGCGCCCTTTCCATCCCTGCCCCCTCCAGCCTATTCGagctggttttcttttctcccgCCGCCTGCCGGAAGTGCAGACAGCGCCCCCTCCCGCGATCGGGTCGTGATGGACTTCGGGTTCCTGCCGTACCTTGTTCCCCACCCTGGCTTTCCGCCCCCTCGCCGCCCCAAGTGTCACTGAGGTGTCAGGGTCTTCGGAAGGTGGTCCTCAACCAGATTTCCCATTTTCACCAGGACTTCCCCATTCTGTGCCAGACATGCCTTGGAGAAAACCCATATATCCGAATGGTGAGTGATCGCGTGTGAAACGAGTTATTCATGTCCTGTCAGTTTTTGGTACTTGCACACTGTGAAGTGTTTCTCTTAGACAAGCAGAAAAAATGATGCTCTTTTACTAACCCAAGGTGCTGGACAACTTGCAAAGAACTGTCATGTGTATTCTCTTACTTACGAATCTGGTAATACTCCTGTAATGTAGGGGTAATCATGATAGCTagtatttgttgagcatttacCTAGGAAATAGGTCTGCTTACCAGAAGGTGAGAGCGTTTGTGTCTTTTCATACAATAGTAGTGAATGGAGCTGGGATTTAAGTTCAGATATTCTGGCTTTAGGAATGTCAGCATGATAGGAGGAGAACCAGAACTAAAAACTAGGTTTCCTGACTCCTGGTCAAATGCCTTTTGGCCAGTGTACTTTATCTCTTTAAGCATTCCCCCTTTCTTATAAACAAGGGTAAAATTAGAACCAGTTAACAATAATTAGGTTAGGGCTGTATTACTGTGTAGTCGTAGAGATGTTGATATGTTAGTATGTTCAAGATGTTTGAATGGTTCAAGATGTTTGAATAGTTCTGTTTAAACAGAACATTTACTATATTCCGGGCATTGGCACAGGGCAAGTCTACAGTAGCTACCTTTTGACTAAACTTTGTAAAGTGGGCGGGCCATAGCTGTATCCTCTCTGATTTAGGGATTGTGGAAACCATTAGGAATGTTAGTTCTTGGGAGTGAACTTGGGAGCCAAAAATGAACCTAAGAGTTGTGGCTGTGGAAAGACACTCAGTTACCTAGTATTAGATGCATAGACtctggttttttccttttttctgtagagatagcgtcttgctatgttgcccaggctggtctggaactcctgggctcaagcgatccttccaccttggcctctcaaagtgttgggattacaggtgtgagccactgccaccTGGCCCAGATCCATATTTCTTGAGATGTTATAACTTACAATATGTTGTTATAGTATGTTCCCTACCCTCTTCCCAAAAAAGTTTgggttttggttgttgttgttgttgttgttgttgttattgtttttccctctctctctagGATGCCAGGGATTCCCAGACACATTTCTTGGGTTATGTTTAAGGAAATAGTAGacacctggcttttttctttctgtaactccagttcttttctattttttttctattgtagaCCAAAGAAAAGTATGGGAAGGAATGCAAAGTAAGTATGTCTGTTAAAGAGTAAtgatttgtgtttcatttttcttttctctactaaaTTAGCCTTCAGCTTACTAAGTTTTGAGGTCTTCCAGTAAAAATCAGTGCCATACAACTTTTTATGTATTACTGATATATTCATTGGCTGGCAACTATTTATGTGGGAGGTAAGAAAATGAACCCTCTGATGTAGAGATTCTAATGTCAGTGGATGGTCATTGAAGGAGTTTGTATACCAGGTGGTATATGACTGTCCACACGAGCATTTTAGCTGAGGAGGAAAGTCATCCCTGTCAGAAGATTCTCAAAAAATTGTATGacactccccactccccctaaaaaaaattaaggttcaGATTATTATTGGTGCTTACCTCTAGGATGGGAAGAACTTTGACCTTTTGGCTATTTCATTTCTGTACTCTGAATTTTTGCTGGAGAAGGATGCTGAAAATTGTATTGAAACATCAAATCAACTAGATGGTTGCTAAGGTCTCTTCTAAACCCTACATTCAGGGATCTTTTCTTGAATGCCCCATTGTTATCAGATCTCCAGATTGCCCAGATCAGGACCATTAACATTCTGTGGCTCTTGTTTTGTGTTCCAGATCTGTGCCAGGCCATTCACAGTGTTTCGCTGGTGCCCTGGAGTCCGCATGCGTTTCAAGAAGACTGAAGTGTGCCAAACCTGCAGTAAATTGAAGAATGTCTGTCAGACCTGCCTCTTAGACCTAGAGTATGGTATGCTTGACCTGTCCAATAGATCTGAAAGTGTGCAGGTGCCTAAAACTACAAGCCAGTCTTTTGTCTCCCACTTCTCACCGTAGCTCTGGTTCTGATTTCACTTTGGAATGTCTGCTGTGGTCTGCTTTTCCCAGGAAAAGAACCATAATTAGGCTATTCTAGAGTCCTGAACAATGGTAGGAACTTAAGGAAAAGTTGGGAATTAATCAAAAGTGGCCTAAACCTTCATCTCTGTAGCCCAAGTGAGGTAAAAGGCATTGATCCTGTGACAGATAATTTATTTGCCTTAGGCTTCTTTCTTGATCCAGAGCTTTTTTCCACCATGCCAACCAGAAGCTCACAGGGCaattgtactttattttattttattttttgagttggggtctcactttgtcacccaggctagagtacagtggtgtgatcacagctcactgcaactttgaactgctgggctcacgggatcctcttgcctcggcctcctggtataccaccacacccagtgcacgtgtgtgtgtgtgtgtgtgtgtgtgtgtcactattttgcccaggctggttttgaactcctggcctcaagcggtcctcccaccttggcctcccagagccaccacagccagcctaaTTGTGCTTTAGACTTTTGTCTCAATTGTATTGTGAGAACTGATATATTGCTACTGTTTCAGAGTAACTGCTTTtgggagtaattttttttttttttaacagtaggtgactgtttttcagaaagataatttttcaacAAGAGTTTCTACTattaaaggaaagggaaaaatatgaGTTTATGTATGTTAAGTTCATTAGAATTACTCTTCTAGTCAGAGTTCTGGCcacattttatgtaatattatttatatgtttgttaAGGAGGTGTCTGGTCCTGGAGTACAGTGACCCTTACATTACTGTGACTATCCAGAGGATCTGTAGGACTAACCAAAGAAACCACTTTTACATTTACTTTAAGTAAATCATGTTGTAATAAAAAGTAGGTGCGTTACTAATTTACAAGTTGAATATTACCATGGGCACAGTTTTTGTTCatctaaaaattttcttttataatttttttgtttttgtttttgagacagggtctcactgttgcccaggctggagtgcagtggcatgatcacagctcactgcagtcttaacctttccaagctcaggtgatccacctcagcctcctgagtagctaggactacaggtgcacaccaccacacccagctaatttttgtgttttttgtagaaatggggcttcactatgttgaccagactggtcttgaactcctggactcaagctgttCATCAGCcccagccttccagagtgctagtattacaggcctgagccaccacacccagcctaaaagatATTCTAAAACATTGATTTCATCAAATTTCCTGACAGCTCAGGAATTTGGACAATTTCTTAGCATGCTGTGTAGCAGAAGTAACCTGATGGTGCTAAAGAGTTTGCATAAAGACATAGTAAGATCTCTGGTACTAAataggaaggaggggaagggaaaggtgaTGTATTCTGTGTGCGTGGTTAGTAtggatatgttttaaaatacatctgaggtctctttcctctttttttgtacCAGGCCTGCCCATCCAGGTTCGTGACGCAGGATTGTCTTTTAAAGATGACATGCCAAAGTCAGATGTCAACAAAGAGTACTATACACAGAATATGGAGAGAGAGGTATGCTGCCACTTTTTGGATAAAAATCCTAATGAATTGACACAGTCTGTATAATGTAGCTTTTGAATTTGTCATCCTCACTTAGATTTCTAACTCTGATGGAACACGGCCAGTTGGCATGCTGGGGAAAGCCACATCTACCAGTGACATGCTGCTCAAATTGGCCCGGACCACACCCTACTACAAAAGGAATCGACCCCACATTTGCTCCTTCTGGGTGAAAGGAGAGTGTAAGAGAGGAGAGGAATGTCCATACAGGCAAGAGCTGAGCCTCATTTTCAGTATTTGCTTTCAGATGATTTCTCATCTAAGAAATGGGAGGTGCTAGCTTAAACTGTTTCTGCTTTAAAATCTAAAGGTCATACAACTAATGTGGTGTATCTGATGTCTTAGAACTATGAAATTTAGAAGAGCATGAATAAATTGTAGTTTTTACTTACAATCGAGCCTTGGAAACTAAATTGCTATGCCATACAATATAAATGCTGACCCTAAACATTTCTACCTGAGAAGTACATCTTCACTGCCATGATTTAAATACTTGACTCTCAATGTATAGTTGAAGTCAAAGTAAGGTCAGACTACTAAAGGGTGTGTATTTTTTGGTTAAGACTGCCAAGCATCTGTATTAGGAGTTCTTAATTTGGGATTAGTTAACCCTACCCcctaaaaaataatatatgtgctTTCTCTGGAGCTAGATCCATAGCTTTAATCAGATTCTCAGTGGAGTACAACACCCCAAATGTGTTAAGAATCATTGACCTAGAGAGGGGTAATCATGTGTCCCTTTCTGGGGGGCAGGAGGGGGCGGATCATGTCAAGAGTTTTTATTTATAAGGAAAGTTTGGCATCCTAGATGGCCTGATGGCTTTTAGGAGGCTAGGAATTCCTTTTGTCATACAGTAAATCTCTTGGTATTAGGTCTATTTTGGTAATTGTATTTTGGTAGAAACCATAGTTTCTAGTTCAAAAGGCACTTCAGAATATGTATCTAGGACTTTAATATCTAGCTACTCTTGGAAGATACCATTTTTTCACCTTTGTTTCACCTTTATGCCCTGTTTTTTGCTTGAATCATAGACATGAGAAACCTACAGATCCAGATGACCCCCTTGCTGATCAGAATATTAAAGATCGATATTACGGAATCAATGATCCTGTAGCTGACAAGCTTCTAAAGCGGGCTTCAACAATGCCTCGGCTGGACCCTCCAGAGGATAAAACTATCACCACACTATATGTTGGTGGTCTAGGTGATACCATTACTGAGACAGATTTAAGGTTTGTGGGTATAAGTTAAAgagttatttttgcttttaactgCCCTGGGGTAATTTATTTGCAAAAACTGCAAGCGTGATCATTCTGTACAAAATCCATTGTTCTTTAGTCTCTCTACTGTGAGTATCATGCTGACTGGAATTTTTGTAAAATTGGCCTTTATGGTGCCACAGTAATAATGTGCttatctggctgggcacagtgcctcatgcctgtaatctcaacactttgggaggatctcttgagctgaggagtttgagaccaacctgagcaacatagtgagacccgatCCCTACtaagaaatcaaaaaaattagccgggtgtggtggcatgtgcctgtagtcccagctgtttgggaggctgaggcaggaggatcgcttgagcttgggagatcaaggctgcagtgagctgtgattgcgccactgcactctagcttaagcaacagagtgagaccctgtctcaaaaccaaagcACAAAGAGTGCTTATCCATCCTGGCATATGGTAATAGTGACACAGAATTCTATTTGACCTAACAGCCAGGTTTTAAAGGATGGCACGCATCTAAGTATGATTAATTATGTAGAGGAGGGAGAGCTTTGTGATGATAAAACTCTTATGGTTTAAATTGTTGGCTTTTTAAAGAGACTGGCATTtgataaatttgtattatttttggcTTGTATTATGCTTGGCTAGATGAGACATCTGGGCAGATAGTAATGGAAATTACCTCTTCCAAAGAGATAAAGTGGAGAAGAAACTCCTGTAAGTTTATA is a window from the Rhinopithecus roxellana isolate Shanxi Qingling chromosome 3, ASM756505v1, whole genome shotgun sequence genome containing:
- the RBM22 gene encoding pre-mRNA-splicing factor RBM22; translated protein: MATSLGSNTYNRQNWEDADFPILCQTCLGENPYIRMTKEKYGKECKICARPFTVFRWCPGVRMRFKKTEVCQTCSKLKNVCQTCLLDLEYGLPIQVRDAGLSFKDDMPKSDVNKEYYTQNMEREISNSDGTRPVGMLGKATSTSDMLLKLARTTPYYKRNRPHICSFWVKGECKRGEECPYRHEKPTDPDDPLADQNIKDRYYGINDPVADKLLKRASTMPRLDPPEDKTITTLYVGGLGDTITETDLRNHFYQFGEIRTITVVQRQQCAFIQFATRQAAEVAAEKSFNKLIVNGRRLNVKWGRSQAARGKEKEKDGTTDSGIKLEPVPGLPGALPPPPAAEEEASANYFNLPPSGPPAVVNIALPPPPGIAPPPPPGFGPHMFHPMGPPPPFMRAPGPIHYPSQDPQRMGAHAGKHSSP